A window of the Brumimicrobium sp. genome harbors these coding sequences:
- the efp gene encoding elongation factor P, whose product MATTADIRNGLCIRHNGKLYTIIEFLHVKPGKGPAFVRTKMRDIETGRVLDNTFSAGHKIEEVRIEKRQYQYLYEEGEGYHFMNTENYEQVLIPSKLIDSPEYLREGMMCDITFHAEEETPLVVELPTYIEAEITYTEPGIKGDTATNAMKPATIDTGAEIRVPLFITTGEKIKVDTRKGEYVERVK is encoded by the coding sequence ATGGCAACTACAGCAGATATCAGAAATGGATTGTGCATTAGACACAATGGAAAATTATACACCATTATTGAATTCTTACACGTAAAACCAGGAAAAGGTCCTGCTTTCGTAAGAACAAAGATGAGAGATATTGAAACAGGAAGAGTATTAGATAATACTTTTTCAGCAGGTCATAAAATTGAAGAAGTACGTATTGAAAAAAGACAATACCAATATCTTTATGAAGAAGGAGAAGGCTACCACTTCATGAATACTGAAAACTATGAACAAGTTTTAATTCCTAGCAAGTTAATTGATAGTCCTGAATATCTGAGAGAAGGAATGATGTGTGACATTACATTCCATGCAGAAGAAGAAACGCCATTGGTAGTTGAACTTCCTACTTACATTGAGGCAGAAATAACTTATACAGAGCCAGGAATCAAAGGAGATACAGCTACCAACGCTATGAAACCTGCTACCATTGATACAGGTGCTGAAATTCGTGTTCCTTTATTCATTACAACAGGAGAGAAAATCAAAGTTGACACACGTAAAGGTGAATACGTTGAACGTGTAAAATAA
- a CDS encoding aminotransferase class V-fold PLP-dependent enzyme yields the protein MKSELEKYFEPFRNNIIGINQKFHNGTEEKRIVYTDWTASGRLYKPIEDKLSHQFGAFVANPHTETSVTGTMMTLAYHKARHIIKDHVNACSDDRIISFGSGMTGVITKFQRILGLRAPEQLSKFIKLESNDKPIVFITHMEHHSNQTSWLETICDLEWIQPTSEGLVDLESLKSLLVKYKDRKVKYASVTACSNVTGITTPYHQIAELMHQNGGYCFVDFACSGPYVKIDMHPENPLQYLDAIFLAPHKFLGGPGTAGVVVFNANLYHNSVPDNPGGGTVKWTNPWKEHHYVDDIEDREDGGTPPFLQTIQTALCIKLKEEMGIENILHREEEILHTLIPKMKAVKGLHLLAGNIEHRLGVLSFNIDGLHYNLGVKLLNDKFGIQSRGGCSCAGTYGHILFEMEQNKSHQITNQIDQGNLVNKPGWIRISIHPTTTDEEVDHIIHALNEISEHHAEWGKDYIHNPHSNEFKHKDDTQKEKQLVEEWFN from the coding sequence ATGAAATCAGAGTTAGAAAAATATTTTGAACCGTTTAGAAACAACATCATAGGAATCAATCAGAAATTTCATAATGGTACTGAAGAAAAACGTATTGTTTATACAGATTGGACTGCCAGTGGTAGATTGTATAAACCTATCGAAGACAAATTAAGTCATCAATTTGGCGCGTTTGTAGCAAATCCACACACGGAGACCTCCGTTACAGGCACCATGATGACCTTAGCGTATCACAAAGCACGTCACATCATTAAAGACCATGTGAATGCTTGTTCAGATGATCGAATCATTTCATTCGGTTCAGGCATGACTGGAGTAATCACAAAGTTCCAACGTATCTTGGGCTTGCGCGCCCCTGAACAATTGTCAAAATTTATAAAACTTGAGTCAAATGATAAACCCATTGTATTTATCACACACATGGAACATCATTCTAACCAAACCTCTTGGCTAGAAACCATCTGTGATTTAGAATGGATACAACCAACAAGCGAAGGTTTGGTAGATTTAGAAAGTCTAAAATCTTTATTGGTGAAATACAAAGACAGAAAAGTAAAATACGCTTCTGTAACTGCTTGTTCAAACGTTACAGGCATAACTACTCCCTACCATCAAATTGCAGAGTTAATGCATCAAAATGGTGGATATTGCTTTGTAGATTTTGCTTGCTCGGGTCCTTATGTGAAAATTGATATGCACCCTGAGAATCCGCTGCAATATTTGGATGCTATTTTCCTTGCACCGCATAAATTTTTGGGTGGACCAGGAACGGCTGGAGTAGTAGTTTTTAATGCAAATCTTTATCACAACAGCGTTCCAGACAATCCTGGAGGAGGTACGGTAAAGTGGACAAATCCTTGGAAAGAGCATCATTATGTAGATGATATTGAAGATCGAGAAGATGGTGGTACTCCCCCTTTCCTACAAACTATTCAAACTGCACTTTGCATAAAACTAAAAGAGGAAATGGGTATTGAAAATATACTCCACCGAGAAGAAGAAATTCTTCATACCCTAATACCAAAAATGAAAGCTGTAAAAGGACTGCATTTATTAGCTGGGAATATCGAGCATCGCCTAGGTGTTTTGTCTTTTAATATAGACGGTTTACATTATAACTTAGGTGTTAAATTATTAAATGACAAGTTTGGAATTCAAAGTCGTGGAGGTTGCTCTTGTGCTGGTACGTATGGACATATCTTATTTGAGATGGAACAAAATAAATCCCATCAAATAACTAATCAGATTGATCAGGGAAATTTGGTCAATAAACCAGGTTGGATTCGTATTTCAATACACCCAACCACAACTGATGAAGAAGTAGATCATATCATACATGCATTAAACGAAATATCTGAACATCATGCCGAATGGGGAAAGGACTACATTCACAATCCTCACAGCAACGAGTTTAAGCATAAAGATGATACACAAAAAGAGAAACAATTGGTTGAAGAATGGTTCAACTAA
- the fahA gene encoding fumarylacetoacetase gives MLKANDPSLKSWIDVDNNSDFPIQNIPFGIFKTDKNSARVATRIGDKVIDLHALYVLGYFQNLPFEENDFKANALNNIMKKGKSATRDLRNRLSKLFSTENKDLSNNQHHVEQILHDISEVEMLLPVQVGDYTDFYSSRDHAENVGIMFRGKENALQPNWLWLPVGYHGRASSIIVSGQDIYRPKGQIKPAPDQDPIYGACRRMDFELEMAFITYDGKPLGHPISTDEAMDYIFGMCVMNDWSARDIQSWEYVPLGPFLGKNMGTSISPWIVTMDALEPFKTEGPVQEPKVLSYLEYKESSHYDIALEVTITPKDSTESIVSKSNYKHMYWNMAQQLAHHTVNGCNIRCGDMLASGTISGPEKGSFGSMLEISWSGKEPIQLNDGQQRTFIEDYDTVTMRGYCNANGVRIGFGEVTGKVLPAL, from the coding sequence ATGTTAAAAGCAAATGATCCTTCCTTAAAATCATGGATAGACGTAGATAATAATTCTGACTTCCCAATACAGAATATTCCTTTTGGTATATTTAAAACTGATAAGAACAGCGCTCGTGTAGCGACACGTATTGGCGACAAAGTAATTGACCTACATGCTTTATATGTATTGGGTTACTTTCAAAATCTACCATTTGAGGAGAATGATTTTAAAGCTAATGCTTTAAATAACATCATGAAAAAAGGAAAATCTGCTACACGCGATTTACGAAATAGATTGTCCAAACTATTTAGTACAGAAAATAAAGACTTATCAAATAATCAACATCATGTGGAGCAAATTTTACATGATATTTCTGAAGTAGAAATGCTGCTTCCAGTACAAGTAGGCGATTATACTGATTTCTATTCTTCACGCGATCATGCCGAAAACGTAGGAATCATGTTTAGAGGGAAAGAAAATGCCTTACAACCTAACTGGCTATGGCTTCCTGTTGGATATCATGGTAGAGCAAGTTCAATCATAGTTAGTGGACAAGATATTTACAGACCAAAAGGGCAAATTAAGCCTGCCCCTGATCAAGATCCAATTTATGGAGCTTGTCGAAGAATGGATTTCGAACTTGAAATGGCTTTTATCACCTACGATGGCAAACCTCTTGGTCACCCAATCTCTACCGATGAAGCAATGGACTACATTTTTGGAATGTGTGTTATGAATGATTGGTCAGCTCGTGATATTCAAAGCTGGGAATATGTACCACTTGGACCATTCCTAGGTAAAAATATGGGAACATCTATTTCTCCTTGGATTGTAACAATGGATGCTTTAGAACCTTTTAAAACAGAAGGCCCCGTTCAAGAACCTAAAGTACTATCCTATTTAGAATATAAAGAAAGTAGTCATTACGATATAGCTTTAGAAGTTACCATTACTCCAAAAGATAGTACAGAATCCATTGTATCTAAAAGTAATTACAAGCACATGTACTGGAATATGGCTCAACAATTAGCTCATCATACTGTAAACGGATGTAATATTCGTTGTGGTGATATGCTTGCATCAGGGACTATTTCTGGACCTGAAAAAGGGTCTTTTGGTTCCATGTTAGAAATTTCTTGGAGTGGAAAAGAACCTATTCAATTAAATGACGGACAGCAACGTACTTTCATCGAAGACTACGATACTGTTACAATGCGCGGTTATTGCAATGCAAATGGTGTACGCATTGGTTTTGGAGAAGTAACAGGGAAAGTATTGCCAGCTTTGTAA
- a CDS encoding agmatine deiminase family protein, protein MMKQLFYFSLLLFVSSAFSQTELPRGLTPEEKLALPNYVSPSRTQRAYGNTTAPTDNVRTQAEWEEIEYLVISWSGYSSILAQIVDAAKDECKVAIFCNTNNDVTSAQNYLSNQGIDLTHVEFYAPGNNSIWIRDFGAFSVYKNDVDSLYLVEWIYNRPRPKDDVMPQFYAQQYNIPLYSTTAAPTDLVNTGGNFMVDGLNRAMASKLILSENEPGNPYNVTVKSENDIDQIMHDFMGVSEFVKMTVLPYDGIHHIDMHMKLLDEETLLVGEYPLGVSDGPQIEDNLAYVLTNFTTPFGTPYKVVRIPMPPATNGTHPSQGASYRTYANGVFVNKTYIVPTYRQEYDTIALRILQEHLPGYNIVPIDCDNSGSNIISLGGAIHCITNSIGVQDPLWIVHQPIDSAEVNTAFLDARIQHKSGISQATIYYTTNTSLPFITQTMSLIDPAQHIWEAQLLNLNPGDTVYYYIHAEANNGKQQSRPITAPDGYYYFVVTGDGSTSAALTEKEETILSSLYPNPAHDITSLKINHLKGEQVKIDIYAITGELVKPLYDGKIYEDERQFFIDVSSLSSGVYFVTVTSSNGKQWSQKLNKQ, encoded by the coding sequence ATGATGAAACAGCTATTCTATTTTTCTCTTTTACTATTTGTTTCAAGCGCATTTTCACAAACAGAACTTCCAAGAGGTTTAACTCCCGAAGAAAAATTAGCATTACCTAATTATGTAAGTCCAAGTAGAACTCAACGAGCCTATGGAAACACCACTGCCCCAACAGATAATGTTAGAACTCAGGCAGAATGGGAAGAGATAGAATATTTGGTTATTAGTTGGAGTGGTTATTCTTCAATTCTTGCACAAATAGTTGACGCTGCCAAAGATGAATGTAAGGTTGCTATCTTCTGCAATACAAATAACGATGTAACTTCAGCACAAAATTATCTAAGTAATCAAGGTATCGATTTGACGCATGTAGAATTTTATGCACCCGGTAATAATTCAATCTGGATACGTGATTTTGGTGCTTTTTCTGTCTATAAAAACGATGTAGATTCTCTCTACTTAGTCGAATGGATATATAATCGTCCAAGACCTAAAGATGATGTAATGCCACAATTCTATGCACAGCAATACAATATTCCGCTGTATTCAACTACAGCTGCACCTACTGACTTAGTTAATACAGGTGGAAACTTTATGGTGGATGGGTTAAATCGTGCTATGGCTTCTAAACTAATCTTAAGTGAAAATGAACCTGGAAATCCATATAATGTAACTGTCAAATCTGAAAATGACATCGATCAAATCATGCATGATTTTATGGGAGTTTCGGAGTTTGTTAAAATGACCGTACTACCTTATGATGGTATTCATCACATTGATATGCACATGAAATTATTGGATGAGGAAACGTTACTTGTTGGTGAATATCCATTAGGCGTATCCGATGGACCACAAATTGAAGATAATTTAGCGTATGTACTAACTAATTTTACAACTCCATTTGGAACACCATACAAAGTAGTTAGAATTCCGATGCCACCAGCTACCAATGGAACACACCCTTCTCAAGGAGCTTCGTATAGAACTTATGCCAATGGTGTGTTTGTAAATAAAACATATATTGTTCCTACGTATCGCCAAGAGTATGACACCATTGCTTTGCGCATTTTACAAGAGCACCTGCCTGGGTACAACATAGTGCCAATTGACTGTGATAATTCAGGAAGTAATATTATTTCACTGGGTGGAGCTATTCATTGTATCACTAATTCCATTGGTGTACAAGATCCTTTATGGATAGTTCACCAGCCTATTGATTCGGCGGAAGTAAATACTGCATTTTTAGATGCTAGAATTCAGCATAAATCAGGGATCTCACAAGCAACAATCTATTATACAACAAATACTTCTCTTCCATTTATAACGCAAACTATGAGTTTAATAGACCCAGCACAACATATCTGGGAAGCACAATTACTGAATTTGAATCCAGGAGATACTGTATATTATTACATCCATGCAGAAGCTAATAATGGCAAACAACAAAGTCGCCCTATTACAGCACCTGATGGTTATTATTATTTTGTGGTAACTGGGGATGGTTCTACAAGTGCTGCCTTAACTGAAAAAGAAGAAACCATCTTGAGTTCTCTCTATCCAAACCCTGCTCATGACATTACTTCTCTAAAGATTAATCACTTAAAAGGTGAACAAGTTAAAATCGATATTTATGCTATCACCGGTGAATTAGTAAAACCTCTTTATGATGGCAAAATCTATGAAGATGAGCGTCAGTTCTTTATAGATGTTTCTTCTTTATCAAGCGGAGTTTACTTTGTTACAGTAACTTCTTCCAATGGAAAGCAATGGAGTCAGAAACTAAACAAACAATAA
- a CDS encoding 3-hydroxybutyryl-CoA dehydrogenase, with product MKDVAVIGAGTMGNGIAHVFAQYGYQVSLIDVSEDALKRGLSTIEKNLDRMVAKEKITETDKTATLSRLTTYTSIDEGVKNADLIVEAATENEALKFKIFEQMDKAAKADAILASNTSSISITKIAAHTSRPDKVIGMHFMNPVPMMKLVEIIRGYSTSDEVMKVIVETSKALDKVPVEVNDYPGFVANRILMPMINEAIITLHEGVAGVAEIDTVMKLGMAHPMGPLQLADFIGLDVCLAIMQVLYDGLGNPKYAPCPLLVNMVTAGKKGVKSGEGFYDWTHGTKDLVVAKNFK from the coding sequence ATAAAGGATGTAGCAGTAATTGGTGCCGGAACAATGGGTAATGGAATTGCACACGTATTTGCACAATATGGATATCAAGTTTCTTTAATTGATGTATCTGAGGATGCATTAAAAAGAGGTCTTTCTACTATTGAGAAAAATCTAGATAGAATGGTGGCTAAAGAAAAAATCACAGAAACTGATAAAACTGCTACTTTATCTCGCTTAACAACATATACAAGTATTGATGAGGGGGTAAAAAATGCTGACCTAATCGTAGAAGCTGCAACAGAAAATGAAGCATTAAAATTTAAGATATTTGAACAAATGGATAAAGCTGCAAAAGCTGATGCTATCTTAGCTTCTAATACTTCTTCTATCTCTATTACAAAAATAGCAGCACATACCTCTCGCCCGGATAAAGTAATTGGTATGCACTTTATGAATCCAGTTCCTATGATGAAGTTAGTTGAAATCATCCGCGGTTATTCTACTTCAGACGAAGTAATGAAAGTTATCGTAGAAACATCTAAAGCGCTTGATAAAGTTCCTGTAGAAGTCAATGATTATCCTGGATTTGTAGCCAACAGAATATTAATGCCTATGATTAATGAAGCCATCATTACCCTTCATGAAGGTGTTGCCGGCGTAGCTGAAATCGATACCGTTATGAAATTAGGAATGGCGCATCCGATGGGACCTCTTCAATTAGCTGACTTTATTGGATTGGATGTTTGCCTTGCTATTATGCAAGTACTCTATGATGGATTAGGAAACCCAAAATATGCTCCATGTCCATTGTTAGTGAATATGGTTACAGCTGGTAAGAAAGGAGTTAAATCAGGAGAAGGATTCTACGATTGGACTCATGGAACAAAAGATTTAGTTGTAGCAAAAAACTTTAAATAA
- a CDS encoding LysR family transcriptional regulator: protein MISPIQIEYILALLKHQNFQRAADACHVTQPTLSMQLKKAEDDVGYKIIDRDSQPIKLTKAGEMLLPFLLDINESYRDMDVQIQKLKGVYKSEIRIGIIPTIANYLVPELYSKWQSKLGDVHLDITELTTANLLDAIREKAIDFGIMAGPLNDPSLDQQILYNEDILVYAPGIQGSTISLSQLENKHPWLLSPGNCLRTQMINFCQLKEKQTISWNYEGGNLTLLVNMVEQEGGYTLIPSNYVPLLNIDKKHLKRVEIHEPFRQIIGVFMKRNTKRDEFTKIIRSIQHNKNLDYQPNKNSELLPWIS, encoded by the coding sequence ATGATTTCTCCGATTCAAATTGAATATATTTTGGCCTTGTTGAAACACCAAAATTTTCAACGCGCTGCAGATGCTTGCCACGTTACGCAACCTACACTTTCTATGCAGTTGAAAAAAGCAGAAGATGATGTAGGATATAAGATCATAGATCGAGATAGCCAACCTATCAAATTAACCAAAGCAGGAGAAATGCTTCTTCCTTTTCTATTGGATATCAATGAGAGTTATAGAGATATGGATGTACAAATTCAGAAATTGAAAGGAGTATATAAGTCAGAAATTCGTATAGGTATTATTCCAACAATTGCAAATTACTTGGTTCCTGAATTGTATTCCAAATGGCAGTCTAAATTAGGTGATGTGCATCTTGATATTACGGAGTTAACAACCGCTAATTTATTAGATGCTATTCGGGAAAAGGCAATTGATTTTGGTATTATGGCTGGTCCATTAAACGATCCTTCTTTAGATCAACAAATCCTTTATAATGAAGATATTTTGGTATATGCTCCAGGAATTCAAGGAAGCACTATTAGTTTGTCCCAACTGGAAAATAAACATCCTTGGTTGTTAAGCCCAGGAAATTGCCTGCGTACACAGATGATTAATTTTTGTCAGTTAAAGGAGAAGCAAACAATTAGTTGGAATTATGAGGGCGGAAATTTGACATTATTAGTCAATATGGTAGAGCAGGAGGGAGGATATACTTTAATTCCTTCCAATTATGTCCCACTTTTGAATATCGATAAAAAACATCTTAAACGAGTAGAAATACATGAACCTTTTCGTCAGATAATAGGTGTATTTATGAAACGTAATACCAAACGAGATGAGTTTACTAAAATCATACGCAGTATTCAACACAATAAAAATTTAGATTATCAGCCTAATAAGAATTCGGAGTTGTTGCCTTGGATAAGTTAG
- a CDS encoding glycosyltransferase, which translates to MANRKRILFLCSWYPNKNAPTLGNFVQKHAESAALVNQISVIGVFSHNEKGYLLENKLENGVHTYIVYYPKVTFPFFIMKRLLQLYRTKKAFNLAYKEMVKNQGVPQLVHLNQVFPIGRFAVHLKKKFKIPFVVTENSTAYHMGSNRLPYLGLKHAISCMKKAERILPVSKDLQKSLTKLGVNVPMEIVPNVVNEHIFGDLQIEIPEKTSFLHVSTADDAHKNISGILRTIKKLSEITTNFHFRIISDGKIQPFIEMAYNQLNLSKDLITFEGTKTTSEIAEAMNESTAFVLFSNYENLPCVILESLTVGKPVITTNVNGIPECIDESNGILIEPRDEEKLLEAMLLFINKETCFDNAKIKQEALKKYSYRAVGEAFDHIYNDILK; encoded by the coding sequence ATGGCAAATCGCAAGAGAATATTATTCCTATGTTCATGGTATCCCAATAAAAATGCGCCTACATTAGGGAATTTTGTTCAGAAACATGCAGAGTCTGCAGCATTAGTCAATCAAATCTCAGTTATCGGTGTTTTCTCTCATAATGAGAAAGGATATTTATTGGAGAATAAGTTAGAAAATGGGGTACACACCTACATCGTTTATTATCCAAAAGTTACCTTTCCTTTTTTTATTATGAAGAGACTTCTTCAATTATATAGAACAAAGAAAGCTTTTAATCTTGCATACAAAGAAATGGTTAAAAATCAAGGAGTTCCTCAGCTTGTTCATTTAAATCAGGTTTTCCCTATAGGTAGATTTGCTGTACATTTAAAGAAGAAATTTAAGATTCCTTTTGTTGTGACAGAGAATTCTACCGCTTATCATATGGGGAGTAACCGTCTGCCGTATTTAGGACTAAAGCATGCTATTTCATGTATGAAAAAGGCAGAAAGAATATTGCCGGTAAGCAAAGATTTGCAAAAATCATTAACCAAACTAGGAGTCAATGTCCCGATGGAAATAGTCCCAAATGTTGTCAATGAGCATATATTTGGAGATTTACAAATTGAAATTCCTGAAAAAACTAGTTTCCTACATGTTTCGACAGCAGATGATGCCCATAAAAACATTTCTGGAATACTAAGGACTATTAAAAAGTTAAGTGAAATTACCACTAACTTTCATTTTAGAATAATTAGTGATGGGAAGATACAGCCATTCATTGAAATGGCATATAATCAGTTGAATTTATCTAAAGACCTAATCACTTTCGAAGGAACAAAAACTACGTCAGAAATTGCAGAAGCCATGAATGAGAGTACAGCCTTCGTATTATTTAGCAATTATGAGAATTTGCCATGTGTTATTTTGGAATCACTGACCGTTGGAAAACCTGTCATCACAACAAATGTGAATGGAATTCCTGAATGCATAGATGAATCAAATGGCATACTAATAGAGCCTAGGGATGAAGAAAAATTATTAGAAGCTATGCTTCTATTTATAAATAAAGAAACTTGCTTTGACAATGCTAAAATCAAACAAGAAGCATTAAAAAAATACAGCTACAGAGCAGTAGGAGAAGCATTTGATCATATTTATAATGATATATTGAAATAG
- a CDS encoding peroxiredoxin — translation MSIVGRKFPNIAVDATNNMGTTFKLNVLEEAKKNKKKVVLFWYPKDFTYVCPTELHAFQAKLAEFEKRNTIVIGASCDTPEVHFAWLNTPKNKGGIEGVKYNLIADSNRNLSEILNILDISEVFNEDLDDIIYEGDNVTYRATYLIDEEGTVFHESINHMPLGRNVDEYLRLIDAYTHVQQYGEVCPANWQEGKDAMKADSKGVADYLTAH, via the coding sequence ATGTCAATCGTTGGTAGAAAATTCCCAAATATCGCAGTAGATGCAACAAACAATATGGGAACAACTTTTAAATTAAACGTGTTAGAGGAGGCCAAAAAAAACAAGAAAAAAGTTGTGTTATTCTGGTATCCAAAGGACTTTACTTATGTATGTCCTACTGAACTACACGCATTTCAAGCAAAATTAGCAGAATTTGAAAAGAGAAACACTATTGTTATCGGTGCTTCTTGTGACACACCTGAGGTACATTTTGCTTGGTTAAACACACCAAAAAACAAAGGAGGAATTGAAGGAGTTAAATACAACTTGATTGCAGACTCCAACAGAAATCTTTCTGAAATCTTGAATATTCTCGATATTTCAGAAGTTTTTAATGAAGATTTAGACGATATCATCTATGAAGGTGATAATGTAACTTATCGTGCAACATACCTAATTGATGAAGAAGGTACCGTTTTCCACGAAAGTATCAATCACATGCCACTTGGAAGAAATGTGGATGAGTATTTAAGATTAATTGATGCTTATACACATGTTCAGCAATATGGCGAAGTTTGTCCCGCTAACTGGCAAGAAGGAAAAGATGCTATGAAAGCAGACAGCAAAGGAGTAGCTGATTATTTGACTGCTCATTAA
- the rimO gene encoding 30S ribosomal protein S12 methylthiotransferase RimO, producing the protein MKTKTLKKNKVNVVTLGCSKNVFDSEVLMAQLKANKFEVEHEAKQDDSEIVIINTCGFIDNAKQESIDTILRFVEAKKDGQVDKLYVMGCLSQRYRDDLEKEIPEVDAFFGTRELQRILKTLKADYKHELVGERLLTTPSHFAYFKISEGCSRHCSFCAIPLMRGKHESVPMEDLVTRAKGLAAQGVKELILIAQDLTFYGLDLYKKRNLAELLEKLVEVEGIDWIRLHYAFPTGFPMDVLDVINKHPKICKYLDMPLQHASTKILTAMRRGTTREKTDKLVDEIRAKVPGIAIRSTLIVGYPGETEEDFQEMYDWVAEKKFERLGVFTYSHEEDTHAHQFEDDVPAKVKQDRADAIMELQAGISYELNQRYVGKVMNVLFDRVESGYFIGRTEFDSPEVDNEVLVTVKDNYVRIGDFAPILITHADHYDLYGKVAE; encoded by the coding sequence ATGAAAACAAAAACGCTGAAAAAAAATAAGGTAAACGTAGTTACTTTAGGATGTTCTAAGAATGTGTTTGATTCAGAGGTGTTGATGGCACAATTGAAGGCTAATAAATTTGAAGTGGAACACGAAGCGAAACAAGATGATTCAGAAATAGTAATCATCAATACGTGTGGTTTTATCGATAATGCTAAACAAGAATCTATAGATACTATCTTACGCTTTGTAGAAGCAAAAAAAGATGGTCAAGTGGATAAACTCTATGTGATGGGGTGTTTGTCTCAACGTTATAGAGATGATTTAGAAAAAGAAATTCCTGAAGTGGATGCCTTTTTTGGAACGCGTGAATTGCAGCGTATCTTAAAAACCTTAAAAGCTGATTATAAACATGAATTGGTTGGTGAACGTTTGTTAACTACTCCTTCGCATTTTGCTTATTTTAAGATTTCAGAAGGATGTAGCCGTCACTGCTCTTTTTGTGCAATTCCTTTGATGAGAGGAAAACATGAATCTGTTCCAATGGAAGATTTAGTTACTCGCGCAAAAGGATTGGCTGCACAAGGCGTAAAAGAATTAATTTTAATTGCGCAAGACCTTACTTTTTACGGCTTGGATCTATATAAGAAGCGTAATCTTGCTGAATTACTTGAGAAATTAGTAGAGGTTGAAGGAATTGATTGGATACGTTTACACTATGCCTTCCCAACAGGGTTCCCTATGGATGTTTTAGATGTAATTAACAAGCATCCTAAAATTTGCAAATATTTGGACATGCCTTTGCAACATGCTTCTACTAAAATACTAACAGCAATGCGTCGTGGTACTACGCGTGAAAAAACAGATAAATTGGTAGATGAAATAAGAGCAAAAGTTCCTGGAATTGCTATACGCTCTACTTTAATCGTTGGGTATCCGGGCGAAACAGAAGAGGATTTCCAAGAGATGTATGACTGGGTAGCAGAGAAGAAATTTGAACGCTTGGGTGTTTTTACATATTCCCATGAAGAAGATACGCATGCGCATCAATTTGAAGATGATGTTCCTGCTAAAGTTAAACAAGATCGTGCAGATGCCATTATGGAACTACAAGCAGGTATCAGTTACGAATTGAATCAGAGATATGTTGGAAAAGTAATGAATGTGTTGTTTGATAGAGTAGAAAGTGGATATTTTATAGGTAGAACAGAATTTGACTCACCCGAAGTTGATAATGAAGTATTGGTTACTGTGAAAGATAATTATGTGCGTATCGGAGATTTTGCACCTATCCTTATCACTCATGCAGATCACTATGATTTGTATGGAAAAGTAGCAGAGTAA